A part of Perognathus longimembris pacificus isolate PPM17 chromosome 16, ASM2315922v1, whole genome shotgun sequence genomic DNA contains:
- the Ociad1 gene encoding OCIA domain-containing protein 1 isoform X2, with the protein MNGRADFREPNTEVPRPIPHIGADYIPTEEERRVFAECNDESFWFRSVPLAATSMLITQGLISKGILSSHPKYGSIPKLIFACIMGYFAGKLSYVKTCQEKFKNLENSPLGEALRSGQARRSAPAGHYSQKSKYDTNVSGQPSLVPSSAADNIEKEVLPRYEPIPFSSSMNESTPTGISDHIAQVKVNKYGDTWDE; encoded by the exons ATGAATGGGAGGGCCGATTTTCGAGAGCCGAACACGGAAGTTCCAAGACCAATTCCCC ACATAGGGGCTGATTACATTCCaactgaggaagaaagaagagtctTCGCAGAATGCAATGATGAAAGCTTCTGGTTCAGAT ctgTGCCGTTGGCTGCCACAAGTATGTTGATTACTCAAGGATTAATTAGTAAAG GAATCCTTTCAAGTCATCCCAAATATGGTTCCATTCCTAAACTTATAT TTGCCTGTATCATGGGATACTTTGCTGGAAAACTTTCTTATGTGAAAACTTGCCAAGAAAAGTTTAAGAATCTTGAAAATTCCCCTCTTGGAGAAGCTTTACGATCAGGACAAGCACGGCGATCTGCACCAGCTGG GCACTATTCTCAAAAGTCAAAATATGATACAAATGTGAGTGGTCAGCCCTCTCTTGTGCCATCTTCAGCAGCAGACAACATAGAAAAGGAGGTGCTTCCTCGTTATGAGCCCATTCCATTCAGTTCTTCTATGAATGAATCCACTCCTACTGGTATTAGTGATCATATTGCCCAAG